From one Sulfuricurvum sp. genomic stretch:
- a CDS encoding cytochrome ubiquinol oxidase subunit I yields MELVDWSRAQFALTAIYHFLFVPLTLGLSFLVAIMETIYVKTGDEEWLATTKFWVKLFGINFVIGVATGLIMEFEFGTNWAAYSWIVGDIFGAPLAIEGIFAFFLESTFFVVLFFGWNRVSKKFHLLSSWLVAIGTNLSALWILVANGWMQHPVGMIFNPDSMRYEMGNFWDVIFSPVAVAKFLHTIGGGYVTAAIFVVGVSAWFLIRGRELHFARRSIIVAASFGLFASIFLLLSGDESAHQVAQKQPMKLAAMEGLYTGEGRAGIVAFGILNLDKEIGDDKPEFFGDIQIPFALSILGYHDINAFVPGINDLIAGNEKFNVMSAGEKISRGQSALSNLAQYHEAKKAGDNEKAADHLAAFDVNQSYMGYGHFSDPKQTVPPIALTFYSFHLMVGLGSFFIVLFLVLLYLSMTNELINTRWALWVTLFSIPLGFIACEAGWIVAEVGRQPWVIQDLLPTMKGVSALNPLSVQITFWMFAALFTALLIAEIKIMVAAIAHGPLIMEKGEDHV; encoded by the coding sequence ATGGAACTCGTCGATTGGTCAAGAGCGCAATTTGCTTTAACCGCTATTTACCATTTTTTGTTTGTCCCGCTTACGCTTGGACTCTCTTTTCTTGTCGCCATCATGGAAACAATATATGTTAAAACAGGCGACGAAGAGTGGCTTGCAACAACCAAGTTCTGGGTCAAACTATTTGGAATTAATTTCGTTATCGGCGTTGCGACCGGCCTTATCATGGAGTTTGAATTCGGGACTAATTGGGCAGCCTATTCATGGATCGTCGGAGATATTTTCGGTGCGCCGTTGGCAATCGAGGGGATTTTTGCTTTTTTCCTTGAATCCACTTTTTTTGTCGTATTGTTTTTTGGCTGGAATCGTGTTTCGAAAAAATTCCACCTTCTTTCATCATGGTTGGTAGCTATCGGAACCAACCTCTCCGCTTTATGGATTTTGGTTGCAAACGGGTGGATGCAGCATCCTGTGGGCATGATATTTAATCCCGATTCGATGCGGTATGAGATGGGGAATTTTTGGGATGTGATCTTTTCACCTGTCGCGGTAGCAAAATTTCTGCATACCATCGGCGGCGGGTATGTAACGGCGGCTATTTTTGTCGTCGGTGTATCGGCATGGTTTTTGATACGGGGACGTGAATTGCATTTTGCCCGGAGAAGTATCATTGTCGCGGCATCATTCGGTCTGTTTGCATCAATATTTCTCCTGCTAAGCGGTGATGAATCGGCGCATCAGGTTGCCCAAAAACAACCTATGAAACTGGCGGCTATGGAAGGGCTGTATACGGGAGAAGGACGTGCGGGAATCGTAGCGTTCGGGATTTTAAATTTGGATAAAGAGATCGGAGATGACAAGCCCGAATTTTTTGGAGATATCCAAATTCCGTTTGCACTCTCCATACTCGGATACCACGATATCAATGCGTTTGTCCCGGGTATAAACGATCTCATTGCAGGTAATGAAAAATTCAATGTGATGAGTGCCGGCGAAAAAATTTCTCGGGGACAATCAGCATTGTCCAACCTGGCACAGTATCATGAAGCTAAAAAAGCCGGCGACAATGAAAAAGCGGCAGATCATCTTGCGGCATTTGATGTGAATCAGTCGTACATGGGGTACGGACACTTTAGTGATCCGAAACAGACGGTTCCTCCGATCGCTCTTACCTTTTACAGTTTTCACCTGATGGTTGGATTGGGATCATTTTTCATCGTATTGTTTCTTGTCCTCCTTTATCTTTCGATGACCAATGAACTCATCAATACACGCTGGGCCTTATGGGTTACATTGTTTTCTATTCCGCTAGGGTTTATAGCGTGTGAAGCAGGTTGGATCGTAGCCGAAGTAGGGCGGCAGCCTTGGGTGATTCAAGATCTTCTTCCGACGATGAAAGGGGTAAGTGCGTTAAATCCACTGAGTGTGCAGATCACTTTTTGGATGTTTGCGGCACTGTTTACCGCTTTATTGATTGCCGAAATTAAGATCATGGTTGCGGCGATTGCACATGGACCTCTTATTATGGAAAAAGGAGAAGATCATGTTTGA